The Brassica napus cultivar Da-Ae chromosome C7, Da-Ae, whole genome shotgun sequence genome has a segment encoding these proteins:
- the LOC106406976 gene encoding beta-carotene 3-hydroxylase 1, chloroplastic (The RefSeq protein has 1 substitution compared to this genomic sequence): protein MAAGLSTTVTFNPLHRSFSSSSSVRLHHPRSLTGLPSSLRFRGFSVCYVVEEQRQSSPVDNDERLESSNAIDPELLALRLAEKLERKKSERFTYLIAAVMSSFGITSMAVMAVYYRFSWQMEGGAIPMSEMFGTFALSVGAAVGMEFWARWAHRALWHASLWNMHESHHKPREGPFELNDVFAIINAVPAISLLSYGFFNKGLVPGLCFGAGLGITVFGIAYMFVHDGLVHKRFPVGPIADVPYLRKVAAAHQLHHTDKFDGVPYGLFLGPKELEEVGGDEELDKEISRRIKLYKKSSSS from the exons ATGGCGGCAGGTCTCTCAACCACCGTAACATTCAACCCGCTCCACCGCTCTTTCTCATCCTCCTCAAGTGTCCGCTTACACCACCCAAGATCCTTAACCGGACTCCCTTCATCTCTCCGATTCAGAGGCTTCTCGGTCTGCTACGTGGTTGAGGAGCAGAGGCAGAGCTCTCCCGTGGACAACGATGAGAGACTCGAGAGCAGTAACGCCATAGATCCCGAGCTCCTAGCGTTGCGGTTGGCTGAGAAGTTGGAGAGGAAGAAGTCCGAGAGGTTCACTTATCTAATAGCCGCAGTGATGTCGAGCTTTGGTATCACTTCCATGGCTGTTATGGCTGTTTACTACAGATTCTCTTGGCAAATGGAG GGAGGTGCGATCCCAATGTCAGAGATGTTTGGTACATTTGCTCTCTCTGTTGGTGCTGCT GTGGGCATGGAGTTTTGGGCAAGATGGGCCCATAGAGCTCTCTGGCACGCTTCTCTTTGGAATATGCATGAG TCACATCACAAACCAAGAGAAGGCCCCTTTGAGCTGAACGATGTGTTTGCAATTATAAACGCTGTTCCTGCGATTAGTCTCCTCTCTTATGGTTTCTTCAATAAAGGACTCGTTCCTGGTCTCTGCTTTGGCGCC GGACTAGGAATAACGGTGTTTGGGATCGCCTACATGTTTGTCCATGATGGTTTGGTGCACAAGCGTTTCCCTGTAGGTCCCATCGCTGACGTCCCTTATCTCCGGAAGGTCGCTGCCGCTCACCAG CTACATCACACTGACAAATTCGATGGTGTGCCATATGGACTGTTTCTTGGACCAAAG GAATTGGAAGAAGTTGGAGGAAATGAAGAGTTAGACAAGGAGATTAGTCGGAGAATCAAATTATACAAAAAGAGTTCGAGCTCTTGA
- the LOC106410652 gene encoding pre-rRNA 2'-O-ribose RNA methyltransferase yields the protein MGKGKLKGKHRLDKYYKLAKERGFRSRASYKLIQLDDKYSFLHKSRAVLDLCAAPGGWMQVAFEKVPVGSLVLGIDLVPIKPVGGCVAIQQDITRPECRSKIKQVLEKHGVKALDLVLHDGSPNIGGAWAQEAMSQNALVIDSVKLATEFLAPNGNFITKVFRSRDYNSVLFCLGKLFEKVEVFKPPASRSASAETYLLGLKYKAPGKIDPRLLDFRHLFKEAAEPTRKVVDVLATSKQKRNRDGYEDGESILRRVASASDFIWSENPLEVLGTVTSISFDNEASRPLKEHELTSEEIKILCDDLPVLGKNDFKHILKWRMQIRKALTPEKKEVAKKEPDVGKEEENEDDKLLNELEELTNAVDRKKKQAKKLLAKRRAKDKTRKATNPQIDALEDGYVDHDLFSLAAIKGKKDLMAVDNDEDDNVNANDIENEDRGVVASDDSEDSGLDSDEERQRYTEQMEEAFDEAYDRYMVKKEGSAKQRKRARQAHAEKLEEGDGDEEMKLDYDSDMNVEMDEANPLMVPLDDGETQTKEEISNQWFSQDIFAEAVEEGDLGKDDSDDDMPTKKNLSKAEKKKKKAKASVLSDQTSLASSKKEDDFEIVPTPVTDSDSDSSSDDDDVHTKAEILACAKKMLRKKQREEMLDDAYNKYMYADERFLPKWFLDDEKQHRQPMKPVTKEEINAMKAQFREINARPAKKVAEAKARKKRAAAKRLEKVRKKANVISDTTDISDRSKDKMIDKLYKKAAEPRKPKKELVVSKKGVGVKVGKGQKRVDRRMKSDARQRGGGKPGRKGKKSAPGNKSGQKKPRGKRPMGGG from the exons ATGGGTAAGGGTAAGCTCAAAGGGAAGCATCGTTTGGATAAGTACTACAAGCTCGCCAAGGAGCGCGGCTTCCGCTCTCGTGCCTCCTACAAGCTCATCCAGCTCGACGACAAGTACTCCTTCCTCCACAAATCCCGAGCCGTCCTCGATCTCTGCGCCGCCCCCGGCGGTTGGATGCAAGTCGCCTTCGAGAAGGTCCCCGTCGGCAGCCTCGTCCTCGGGATCGATCTCGTCCCCATCAAGCCCGTCGGCGGCTGCGTCGCGATCCAGCAGGACATCACGAGGCCTGAGTGCAGGTCCAAGATCAAGCAGGTGCTCGAGAAGCACGGCGTCAAAGCTCTCGATCTGGTTCTTCACGATGGGTCTCCGAACATTGGTGGTGCCTGGGCTCAGGAGGCGATGAGCCAGAACGCTTTGGTTATTGATTCGGTTAAATTGGCTACTGAGTTTTTGGCTCCTAATGGGAATTTCATCACAAAG GTGTTCAGGTCTAGGGATTACAACTCTGTACTGTTCTGTCTTGGGAAG CTGTTTGAGAAGGTTGAAGTGTTTAAGCCGCCGGCTAGTCGTTCAGCATCTGCTGAGACGTATCTTTTGGGTTTGAAGTACAAAGCTCCTGGCAAGATTGATCCTCGTCTTCTTGATTTCAGACATCTCTTTAAGGAGGCAGCTGAACCTACAAGAAAG gttgtggatgttcttgcAACATCGAAGCAGAAGAGAAACCGTGATGG GTATGAGGATGGAGAGTCCATTTTGAGGAGAGTTGCATCTGCTTCTGATTTCATCTGGTCTGAGAATCCTCTTGAGGTTCTTGGCACGGTTACTTCTATATCCTTTGACAATGAAGCCTCTCGTCCTTTAAAGGAACACGAGTTGACTTCAGAGGAG ATTAAAATTCTATGCGATGATCTTCCGGTTTTGGGGAAGAATGACTTCAAGCACATCTTAAA atgGCGAATGCAAATCAGGAAAGCTCTGACTCCTGAGAAAAAGGAAGTAGCTAAGAAGGAGCCTGATGTGGGAAAGGAAGAGGAAAATGAGGATGATAAACTACTCAATGAATTAGAAGAGCTGACAAACGCAGTAGATCGCAAGAAGAAACAAGCAAAGAAGCTTCTTGCAAAACGACGAGCTAAG GATAAGACACGTAAGGCGACTAATCCGCAGATAGATGCACTCGAAGATGGTTACGTGGACCATGATTTGTTCTCTCTTGCTGCTATCAAG GGAAAGAAAGATCTTATGGCAGTTGACaatgatgaagatgataatGTCAACGCCAATGACATTGAGAACGAAGACCGTGGTGTTGTAGCCTCAGATGACTCCGAGGACAGTGGCCTAGATTCTGATGAAGAACGTCAGAG ATACACTGAACAAATGGAAGAGGCTTTTGATGAGGCATATGACCGGTACATGGTGAAGAAAGAAGGAAGCGCAAAGCAAAGGAAGCGTGCTAGACAGGCACACGCTGAAAAGCTGGAG GAGGgtgatggagatgaagaaatGAAACTAGATTATGATTCAGATATGAATGTAGAGATGGATGAGGCGAACCCTCTTATGGTGCCACTTGATGATGGAGAGACCCAAACAAAAGAGGAAATATCCAACCAGTGGTTCAGTCAGGATATATTTGCAGAAGCGGTTGAAGAAGGAGACTTGGGAAAAGATGACAGTGACGACGACATGCCAACTAAGAAGAACTTATCTAAAgccgagaagaagaagaagaaggcgaaAGCAAGCGTGTTGTCTGATCAGACTTCACTCGCTAGCTCTAAGAAGGAAGACGATTTCGAGATAGTCCCTACACCAGTCACCGATTCGGACTCTGATTCATCCTCAGATGATGACGATGTTCATACAAAAGCCGAGATATTGGCCTGCGCCAAGAAAATGCTGAGGAAGAAGCAGAGAGAAGAGATGCTCGACGATGCTTATAACAAGTACATGTATGCTGACGAACGTTTTTTGCCCAAATGGTTTTTGGATGACGAGAAGCAGCACAGACAACCGATGAAACCCGTCACGAAAGAAGAAATCAACGCAATGAAGGCTCAGTTCAGAGAAATCAACGCTCGTCCAGCCAAGAAGGTGGCAGAGGCCAAGGCAAGGAAGAAGAGAGCCGCAGCGAAAAGATTGGAGAAGGTGAGGAAGAAGGCAAACGTAATATCCGACACAACGGATATATCAGACCGGTCAAAGGACAAGATGATAGACAAGCTGTACAAGAAGGCAGCGGAGCCGAGGAAGCCTAAGAAGGAACTTGTTGTGTCAAAGAAAGGAGTCGGGGTTAAGGTTGGGAAAGGACAGAAGAGAGTGGATAGGAGGATGAAGAGTGATGCTAGACAACGTGGAGGAGGCAAGCCTGGTAGGAAGGGGAAAAAGAGTGCCCCTGGTAATAAGTCAGGCCAGAAAAAACCGAGGGGTAAGAGACCCATGGGCGGCGGTTAA
- the LOC106406910 gene encoding 40S ribosomal protein S10-1, protein MIISETNRREICKYLFKEGVLFAKKDFNLPKHPLIESVPNLQVIKLMQSFKSKEYVRETFAWMHYYWFLTNEGIEFLRTYLNLPSDVVPATLKKSAKPIGRPFGGPPGDRPRGPPRFDGDRPRYGDRDGYRGGQRGGDVGGEKGGAPADYQPSFQGGGGRPGFGRGAGGFSAAAPSGSGLP, encoded by the exons ATG ATTATCTCAGAGACCAACCGCAGAGAGATCTGCAAGTACCTCTTCAAAG AAGGAGTATTGTTTGCGAAGAAAGATTTCAATCTCCCTAAGCATCCGTTGATTGAGTCAGTGCCCAACTTGCAAGTGATCAAGCTCATGCAGAGTTTCAAATCCAAGGAGTACGTTAGGGAGACGTTCGCGTGGATGCACTACTATTGGTTCCTGACCAATGAAGGGATTGAGTTCTTGAGAACTTATCTTAACCTTCCGTCTGATGTTGTTCCTGCGACTTTGAAGAAGTCTGCTAAGCCCATTGGTCGTCCCTTTGGTGGCCCACCTGGTGATCGCCCAAG AGGACCACCTCGCTTTGATGGAGACCGTCCAAGATATGGTGACCGTGATGGGTACCGTGGAGGGCAACGTGGTGGGGATGTTGGAGGTGAAAAGGGTGGAGCTCCTGCTGATTACCAGCCCTCTTTCCAA GGAGGTGGTGGTAGGCCTGGATTTGGCCGTGGTGCAGGTGGTTTCAGCGCAGCAGCACCATCTGGCTCTGGTTTACCTTGA
- the LOC106409531 gene encoding protein GLUTAMINE DUMPER 2 yields the protein MEGRQYYKNHKGNNHSSSMVVPQSPWHSPVPYLFGGLAAMFALIAFALLILACSYWRLSGSSERDLEDGDDGKSDCDTHKDRTTAMPEKFLVIMAGDVKPTYLATPANRSDYSCTCGDHKEEVASDQVVGQNTGT from the coding sequence ATGGAAGGAAGACAATATTACAAAAATCATAAAGGAAACAATCATAGCTCTTCCATGGTGGTGCCTCAATCGCCGTGGCACTCTCCGGTTCCTTATCTCTTCGGTGGTTTGGCCGCCATGTTTGCTCTCATCGCCTTCGCTCTCCTCATACTCGCTTGTTCTTACTGGCGACTCTCTGGTTCGTCTGAGAGAGATCTAGAGGACGGAGATGATGGCAAATCCGACTGCGACACTCACAAGGACAGGACCACGGCGATGCCGGAGAAGTTTCTCGTCATCATGGCCGGCGATGTCAAACCAACTTACTTGGCTACGCCGGCGAATAGGTCTGACTACAGTTGTACTTGCGGCGATCATAAGGAAGAAGTGGCTAGTGATCAAGTGGTGGGGCAGAACACTGGAACTTGA
- the LOC106409853 gene encoding xyloglucan endotransglucosylase/hydrolase protein 14: MAVPASKKPLLLSFLWFGLFVAAASAGSFYDSFDITWGDGRADVYESGQLLTCTLDKVSGSGFQSKKEYLYGKIDMKLKLVAGNSAGTVTAYYLSSKGATWDEIDFEFLGNVTGQPYTIHTNVFTGGKGDREMQFRLWFDPTADFHTYTVHWNPLNIIFLVDGIPIRVFKNNEKNGVAYPTSQPMKIYSSLWEADDWATQGGRVKTDWSNAPFRAHYRNFDDKSSCSRTSNLTWVTCDGNKNSWMWTTLNNHQIGQMNWVQKEFLIYNYCTDYKRFPQGFAKECYL; encoded by the exons ATGGCGGTTCCCGCATCAAAAAAGCCTCTGTTGTTGTCTTTCCTATGGTTTGGCTTATTTGTTGCCGCTGCATCTGCCGGAAGCTTCTACGACAGCTTTGATATCACTTGGGGAGATGGCCGTGCCGACGTATACGAGAGTGGGCAGCTTCTCACTTGCACTCTTGACAAGGTCTCCGGCTCAGGGTTTCAGTCCAAGAAGGAATACTTGTACGGTAAGATCGACATGAAGCTCAAGCTTGTCGCTGGAAACTCAGCTGGTACCGTAACCGCCTACTAC CTTTCGTCTAAAGGTGCGACATGGGATGAGATTGATTTTGAGTTCTTGGGAAATGTCACAGGACAGCCTTACACTATCCACACCAATGTCTTCACCGGAGGTAAAGGTGACCGCGAGATGCAGTTCCGCCTCTGGTTCGATCCCACCGCTGATTTCCACACCTACACCGTCCACTGGAACCCTCTTAACATCAT CTTTCTTGTGGATGGGATCCCAATTCGGGTGTTCAAGAACAACGAGAAAAATGGAGTGGCTTACCCTACGTCCCAACCCATGAAGATATACTCAAGCCTTTGGGAAGCTGATGACTGGGCCACGCAAGGCGGTCGCGTGAAGACCGACTGGAGCAACGCACCATTCAGAGCACATTACAGGAACTTCGACGACAAAAGCTCATGTAGCAGGACATCAAACTTGACATGGGTGACTTGTGACGGAAACAAAAACTCGTGGATGTGGACCACTCTCAATAACCACCAGATCGGACAGATGAACTGGGTGCAAAAAGAATTCCTGATCTACAACTATTGTACCGATTACAAGAGGTTCCCTCAGGGTTTTGCCAAGGAGTGTTACCTTTGA
- the LOC106410114 gene encoding LOW QUALITY PROTEIN: AAA-ATPase At4g25835 (The sequence of the model RefSeq protein was modified relative to this genomic sequence to represent the inferred CDS: deleted 1 base in 1 codon; substituted 1 base at 1 genomic stop codon) — protein MKEYWTSLASLLGVLAFCQTLMNSLFPPELRFAVTKHLNRLSQLFSSYCYFDITEIDGVNTNELYDAVQLYLTSSASSTVTSNRLSLIRATNSSSTTFALSNNDSIADTFDSATVLWEHVVAQRQTQTFAWRPMPDEKRGFTLRIEKKYKSFILDSYLDHIMETANEIRRKNQDRLLYTNSRGGGGMDSRGLPWESVPFKHPSTFETLAMDPAKKRRIMEDLKDFAECESFYRKTGRAWKRGYLLYGPPGTGKSSMIAAMANYLGYDIYDLELAEVRSNSELRKLLMKTSSKSIIVIXDIDCSIELKNRRSKKKQSYYEPEMMLTGSGLGGDEGNGNTITLSGLLNFTDGLWSCCGSERIFVFTTNHIEKLDPALLRSGRMDMHIYMSYCTFASVKILLKNYLGYEEGDLSDDVLKELERVVDKAEITPADVSEALIKNRRDKERAVRELLEDMKRRVERNEKNGKLRGSNGMLAVADDAEEQEKRALDSPYGEEEEIEDSICKNSED, from the exons ATGAAAGAGTATTGGACCTCTCTAGCCTCCCTTCTCGGCGTTCTAGCCTTCTGCCAGACCCTCATGAACTCACTCTTCCCACCGGAGCTCCGTTTCGCCGTCACCAAACACTTAAACAGACTCTCCCAACTCTTCTCCTCTTACTGCTACTTCGACATAACGGAGATCGACGGCGTCAACACCAACGAGCTCTACGACGCCGTCCAGCTCTACCTAACCTCCTCCGCCTCCTCCACCGTCACCTCCAACCGTCTCAGCCTCATCCGCGCCACCAACTCCTCCTCCACCACATTCGCCCTCTCCAACAACGACTCCATCGCCGACACCTTCGACTCCGCCACCGTCCTCTGGGAGCACGTCGTCGCGCAGAGACAAACTCAGACCTTCGCGTGGCGCCCAATGCCCGATGAGAAGCGCGGCTTCACGCTCCGCATCGAGAAGAAATACAAAAGCTTTATCCTCGACTCTTACCTGGACCACATCATGGAGACGGCTAACGAGATTCGCCGCAAGAATCAAGATCGGCTTCTTTACACGAACTCGCGCGGTGGTGGGGGTATGGACTCGAGGGGCCTCCCTTGGGAGTCTGTTCCCTTTAAGCATCCCAGCACGTTCGAGACGCTGGCGATGGACCCTGCGAAGAAGAGACGGATCATGGAGGATCTCAAAGACTTCGCCGAGTGTGAGTCTTTTTACCGGAAGACCGGCCGGGCTTGGAAGAGAGGGTACTTGCTTTACGGACCACCGGGAACAGGTAAATCAAGCATGATCGCAGCCATGGCTAACTATCTCGGCTACGACATTTACGATCTTGAGCTCGCCGAGGTGAGAAGCAACTCGGAGCTGAGGAAGCTGTTGATGAAGACGAGCTCGAAGTCGATAATTGTGATCTAGGATATAGACTGCTCGATCGAATTAAAGAACCGGAGGagcaagaagaaacagagttaTTATGAACCGGAGATGATGTTAACCGGGTCCGGTTTAGGAGGCGATGAGGGGAATGGGAACACGATCACTTTGTCCGGTTTGTTGAACTTTACCGATGGGCTTTGGTCTTGTTGTGGAAGCGAGAGGATCTTTGTGTTCACGACCAATCAcattgagaagcttgatcctgctTTGCTTAGAAGCGGGAGGATGGATATGCATATCTACATGAGTTACTGTACGTTTGCTTCGGTTAAGATCTTGTTGAAGAATTACTTGGGATACGAGGAAGGAGATTTAAGCGACGACGTTTTGAAGGAGCTTGAGAGGGTGGTGGATAAGGCGGAGATTACGCCCGCTGACGTAAGCGAGGCTCTTATTAAGAATCGGAGGGATAAAGAGAGGGCTGTGAGGGAGCTGTTGGAGGATATGAAAAGAAGGGTGGAGAGAAACGAGAAGAATGGGAAGTTAAGGGGGTCAAAT GGGATGTTGGCGGTGGCTGATGACGCGGAGGAGCAGGAGAAGAGGGCTTTGGACAGTCcttatggagaagaagaagagattgagGACAGCATTTGCAAGAATAGTGAAGATTAA